One genomic segment of Capricornis sumatraensis isolate serow.1 chromosome 6, serow.2, whole genome shotgun sequence includes these proteins:
- the TUSC1 gene encoding tumor suppressor candidate gene 1 protein: MWRMRGGATRRGSCGGGEGGGDSRGQGRPGRVRGGGGSGGGVGWRGRAGGARQQLEERFADLAASHLEAICARDERDRQNARLREENARLRLENRRLKRENRSLFRQALRFPGEGSDGASADSARATPVPEEASMNRRARGGGPEDEPGSPRALRARLEKLEAMYRRALLQLHLEQRGPRPRGDKEEPSLGSPDSGLQVPQPEPSEPWP, translated from the coding sequence ATGTGGCGCATGCGTGGTGGCGCCACCAGGCGCGGGAGCTGCGGCGGCGGGGAAGGCGGCGGGGACAGCCGCGGGCAAGGCCGCCCAGGCCGCGTTCGTGGGGGTGGCGGTAGCGGCGGCGGCGTGGGCTGGCGAGGCCGTGCGGGCGGCGCCCGACAGCAGCTGGAGGAGCGGTTCGCCGACTTGGCGGCGAGCCATCTGGAGGCCATCTGCGCGCGGGACGAGCGGGACCGGCAGAACGCGAGGCTGCGCGAGGAGAACGCCCGGCTGCGGCTCGAGAACCGGCGGCTGAAGCGCGAGAACCGCAGCCTCTTTCGTCAGGCCTTGCGGTTCCCTGGCGAGGGCAGCGACGGGGCGTCCGCGGACTCGGCGAGGGCGACCCCTGTCCCGGAGGAGGCCAGCATGAACCGGAGGGCGAGGGGCGGCGGCCCCGAGGACGAGCCGGGGAGCCCCAGGGCCCTTAGAGCCCGGCTTGAGAAGCTGGAAGCCATGTACCGCCGGGCCTTGCTGCAGCTGCACCTCGAACAGAGGGGGCCGCGACCGCGTGGGGATAAGGAGGAGCCCTCTCTGGGCAGCCCAGATTCAGGCCTCCAAGTGCCACAGCCAGAGCCCTCCGAGCCCTGGCCATAG